In a single window of the Elaeis guineensis isolate ETL-2024a chromosome 8, EG11, whole genome shotgun sequence genome:
- the LOC114914430 gene encoding diphthamide biosynthesis protein 3: protein MSAYDEVEIEDMEWNEELQAYTYPCPCGDLFQITRDDLRAGEEIARCPSCSLFITVIYNPEDFADPPDPKKSQPQPVLVA from the coding sequence ATGTCGGCGTACGACGAGGTGGAGATCGAGGACATGGAGTGGAACGAGGAGCTGCAGGCGTACACGTACCCATGCCCCTGCGGTGACCTCTTCCAGATCACGAGGGACGACCTCCGCGCCGGCGAGGAGATCGCCCGCTGCCCTAGCTGCTCCCTCTTCATCACCGTCATCTACAACCCCGAGGATTTCGCCGATCCCCCCGACCCCAAGAAGAGCCAGCCTCAACCTGTACTCGTCGCTTGA
- the LOC105050413 gene encoding mediator of RNA polymerase II transcription subunit 8 codes for MESTGGAVPNQGQQPQPPAAGDAAVQPPPKAERLNAVLQQQLNLESVKTRAIGLYKAISRILEDFDAYARSNTTPKWQDILGQFSMVNMELFNIVEDIKKVSKAFVVCPKNVNAENAAILPVMLSSKLLPEIEAEDNAKREQLLYGLTNLPVHMQIEKLKGRIDMIETACEAAEKVIADARKAYGLGSRQGPTLVPTLDKVQAAKIQEQENLLRAAVNFGEGLRIHTDQRHLPSSLPSHLVDVLTFGDGTQNFGDNSGVYTKNTPSFSSNTVSTQGAVMQTPGTQLMGRPAPSPSGVTGTASFDNASTPPLPYANSPRSSTNMMNTPSPQQQTQQQQQRQKMMQIPQQHQQQLHAQQQLRQSPSPGVLGQSTMSQLNDIQGQTQQKFQQVPGQHQMQYSQPLSQQQFQNRQLQSPHMQHNIAQNQINQGNQLRSHLSQFSGAMNSALFNAAQSSPNSQMLTNMSATMQSQSLLPRMQFYNMAGGHPQRNHPSQIINDQMFGMNASNPANMVAMQQQQHGPQGGFGTIPTSNQNLQPGMVNFPQQRQQNQQ; via the exons ATGGAGTCGACCGGCGGAGCAGTCCCGAACCAAGGGCAGCAACCACAGCCGCCTGCGGCAGGGGACGCAGCGGTGCAGCCACCGCCGAAGGCGGAGCGCCTGAACGCGGTGTTGCAGCAGCAGCTGAACCTGGAGTCGGTGAAGACCCGCGCCATCGGCCTCTACAAAGCCATTTCCCGCATCCTCGAAGACTTCGACGCCTACGCCCGCTCCAATACCACTCCCAAATG GCAAGATATACTAGGGCAGTTCTCCATGGTTAATATGGAGCTCTTCAACATTGTGGAGGACATCAAGAAAGTTTCAAAGGCATTCGTGGTGTGCCCAAAGAATGTCAATGCTGAGAATGCTGCCA TATTACCTGTGATGCTGTCATCGAAGTTATTGCCAGAGATTGAAGCAGAGGATAATGCAAAGAGAGAGCAGTTGCTATATGGGTTAACAAATCTTCCTGTGCACATGCAAATTGAAAAGTTGAAG GGTAGAATTGATATGATTGAAACAGCCTGTGAAGCTGCAGAAAAGGTTATAGCTGATGCTCGTAAAGCCTATGGATTGGGATCACGTCAAGGGCCAACTCTTGTTCCGACCTTAGACAAGGTGCAAGCTGCAAAAATTCAAGAACAAGAAAATCTTCTTAGAGCTGCAGTGAATTTTGGCGAAG GATTAAGGATACATACAGATCAAAGGCATCTCCCATCATCTCTCCCTAGTCATTTAGTAGATGTGCTCACTTTTGGTGATGGAACACAGAATTTTGGGGACAACTCTG GCGTCTACACAAAAAATACTCCATCATTCTCATCTAACACTGTCAGCACTCAGGGAGCTGTCATGCAG ACTCCTGGAACACAATTGATGGGAAGACCAGCTCCATCACCCTCTGGTGTCACAGGAACTGCTTCCTTCGACAATGCATCGACACCTCCTTTGCCATATGCAAATTCTCCTAGATCTAGTACAAACATGATGAATACACCATCACCTCAGCAGCAGACACAACAGCAACAGCAGAGACAGAAAATGATGCAAATTCCCCAACAACATCAACAGCAACTTCATGCTCAGCAGCAGCTGAGGCAGTCGCCGTCTCCAGGAGTACTGGGACAG AGCACAATGTCTCAACTAAATGATATACAGGGGCAAACTCAACAGAAGTTTCAACAG GTACCTGGACAACACCAAATGCAGTATTCTCAGCCATTGTCACAACAGCAGTTTCAGAATCGGCAATTGCAGTCTCCACATATGCAGCATAACATAGCACAAAATCAAATAAATCAAGGAAATCAACTAAGGAGCCATTTGAGCCAGTTTAGTGGAGCTATGAATAGTGCCTTGTTCAATGCTGCCCAATCCTCACCAAACTCTCAAATG TTAACGAACATGTCAGCTACAATGCAATCACAATCACTTTTGCCACGAATGCAG TTTTATAACATGGCTGGTGGCCATCCTCAGAGGAATCATCCATCGCAAATTATAAATGATCAAA TGTTTGGCATGAATGCCTCAAACCCTGCTAATATGGTAGCGATGCAACAGCAGCAACATGGACCACAGGGTGGCTTTGGAACCATCCCCACAAGCAATCAAAACCTGCAACCTGGAATGGTCAACTTTCCCCAGCAGAGGCAGCAGAATCAACAGTAG